From Haliotis asinina isolate JCU_RB_2024 chromosome 8, JCU_Hal_asi_v2, whole genome shotgun sequence, a single genomic window includes:
- the LOC137294224 gene encoding potassium channel subfamily K member 16-like, with the protein MLWKSIGILFAVLVVYVLLSAAVFHYLEQPNEILVKNRTRDFHLDFLQKYPCIPQDDMELFVQRVIEAYDMGVVATATTTSPSNWDYASSLFFTTTVVTTIGYGNIAPYTLAGQIFCIFCALCGIPLCTVFLAAIGQKLRFPITKLQKKMITGRSHRILRCVKVCLCVVLGSTLLILLPSVMFTLVEGWHYGVSVYYSVVTLTTIGFGDYVAGLKAVPYRDVYRIVNTVWVVIGLAWVALIINEMTGDINDKIVKNEMRSCSKNTSEAVRKQELEMSSDVI; encoded by the exons ATGCTGTGGAAAAGTATAGGCATCCTCTTCGCTGTCCTTGTCGTTTACGTTCTCCTGTCAGCGGCAGTGTTCCATTATCTGGAACAGCCAAATGAAATCCTTGTCAAGAATCGCACACGGGATTTTCACCTGGACTTCCTCC aaaaataccCATGCATACCTCAAGACGACATGGAGTTGTTTGTACAACGAGTGATAGAAGCGTATGATATGGGCGTGGTGGCGACAGCGACGACGACGTCTCCGTCTAACTGGGATTACGCAAGCTCTTTGTTCTTTACGACGACTGTTGTTACCACGATAG GCTACGGCAACATCGCTCCGTATACACTGGCTGGACAAATATTCTGCATATTCTGTGCCTTGTGTGGAATACCACTATGTACTGTGTTCCTGGCGGCCATTGGCCAGAAGCTGAGATTCCCTATCACCAAACTCCAGAAGAAGATGATCACGGGCCGATCTCACCGTATCCTCAGATGTGTCAAAGTCTGCCTTTGTGTGGTGCTGGGCTCCACCCTGCTCATCCTCCTGCCGTCTGTCATGTTTACCCTGGTGGAAGGGTGGCACTATGGGGTGTCTGTGTATTACAGTGTTGTAACCCTCACTACAATAGGCTTTGGGGACTACGTGGCAG GTCTGAAAGCAGTTCCCTATCGCGATGTATACCGCATTGTCAATACCGTCTGGGTGGTAATAGGACTTGCCTGGGTAGCGCTGATAATCAATGAGATGACAGGAGATATCAACGACAAGATCGTCAAGAACGAAATGAGAAGCTGTTCCAAGAATACCAGTGAAGCG GTCCGTAAACAAGAACTAGAGATGTCAAGTGACGTTATTTGA